The sequence below is a genomic window from Monodelphis domestica isolate mMonDom1 chromosome 2, mMonDom1.pri, whole genome shotgun sequence.
CAAAAGCCCTGAAGCAAATAAATGGAGAATTCCTGGTGAAGCATCTCTCTAAACCCATTAAGATAAACTCAGCTGCAATTTAAACCTTCAAGACCCGTccaatatgaaattataaataaaaataaattacttgcccatggtcacacagtttaAGAGGACAGGCTTGTATAGGGTGAGGTCTTCCTTAAATTCTAGACTACCCTTGAACCCTTGCATTCCTAGAGCCCAGCACATTTCTGAAATGAAAACTTTTATTAGTGTTTGAAGGCAATATAGAGCTAAGCTTGATAGGCCCTTAAAGGTTCTCCTCCCCAAATCAATATCTTGgtaattctctccttctctctcactttctggGAGCCTTCTATAATGTCCTGCCAAACTTCCCTCAACCTTTTCTGTATCAACCTGCATATCGTTGTccatgtattttaatataattcctTGCCACTtacccaatcttttttttttttgttgagagCTTTTAAAATTCTCAGCCATaggaagcagttaggtggctcagtggattgagagtcaggcttaggtCGAAATCccgcctcagagacttcctagctgtgtgaccctggaggcaagtcacttaaccccctttgtctagcccttaccactcactcttcaaccttggaaccaatacaaagtattgaatctaagatagaaggtaaaggtttaaaaaataaaatcagccatctcaaaaaccaaaaaaaacttCTCCACTCCACCACCAGTCTGGGAGAATTCTCCATCCCAGTCTCTTAACAGGACTAATTATTTTTACAATCTTTAAATAAGCTTTATAATATCTATATACATTTGTCTTCTCGTGCTGGCTCCTTACCGTATTTGGGGCTGATACAGGTTCAAAATCCGGTCCTAACAGCCGCTCTTACTTTTTGATATCAATATGCATCCGAATCTATTTTCCCAATCCCCAATTTTGCAATCTACATTACAtgatccctccccttccccaaaattCAATCAGCAATAGTACCAGACTCGACATATTTACTGAAACCAGATCTTTAGTTCTGAGGACGTGTACCCAATCCCGGTATTAAAATTTGCAAGTGGGCCCCATCCTACCACTCAACTTTGCAAAGTCGAGCCAGCCCCTGAGCTTGGCCGATGTTCATTTACTCATTAAATCTTTGATGCTACGTCTCCAAGGTTGACTTTGCACTACCATCATGGCAACTCTCGTATTTTGCAGTCATATGTATATGGGTTACAAAAAAGGCAATACAAAACAACACAACATATTTCAACACTCGCCCCGCCACAACACGAGGCTAGGTCCCGAGTAAGGGGTGTTGCTTACCAGTTCATCTGGACTGAGGACTCCGAATTGCACGCGCTTGATAGTTCGTAGTGGGCATGCGCTATCCCCAGAGGGTGGACCCCCACCGTGCATGGCTGCGGAAGGCCCGCCGCGCAGGCGCAAACCTCCCTACAAAAACCCGGCGCTGCCTCCGCCTCGGCGCCCAGTCCCCGCCGGGGCGGCCACCGGGTAAGACCTCCTGGGGTCGAGAGGAAATACCAGCAGGCGAGGGGAAGAGGACGAAAAGGACCTGGGAAGTacgaaaaaaagcaaaaggaaccttctctccttcccttttccaggGCTTTTACCCGCTCCCCGCCCAAAAATGCTTTTAAAGGGCTAAAGGAAAATCCTtgggacagaaaaaggaaataataaataaataagtaaccGGGCTCCTTAACGGCTGAAGCGACAGCAGTTTGTCTCTTCGCCTTCCGGGAGACCCTTCCTCGCCAACCGTTCCAGCCGCGCTCTCGGCGCTTCTGAAGAGAGCGCCCCAGAGCACCATCCTTTATAGACTCGCCCCCCTCACTTCCCCCGCCCCTTCCCTTCCCGCCCTCCTTTGCGCCAGGAGGCCGCAAGCGCGGGTACGTAAGGGGCGCGTGCTTTGGACGTTAAGCCTCTCTTCCGGGCCATTCGCCTTCCTTCTGGATAATGCTAAAGCGAGGTGGGGGAGATTAACCTATTGTAGCCTCATTGTCGCTACCTCCCCCCCGTTCCCACTTCTTCCTCCCTTAAATATTAATCCTTCGATATGTGAAATAGAAAGAGCTAATGGATTCCGGTTTTTTTCCTGCGTGAGcattatttcatcttctttgaatCGCATATACTCCCTCTCAACGTCAAGATCGAGAGTGGACTGTTCCACGAGTGCTAAAGTGGGCGAGGCCTAGCCCAAACTCCGCCCATATAAAAACCATGGCTTTGGGAGGTGGTGTCGCCTGTCTTTTTTCCCCCGCCCACCTCACgctaatgaatatttaataaattccgTAGCTGTTTTGCCCCAGCGAGATGGCCCGGTTAATTCAGGAAGTCCGGAAGTTGGCGACTTTGGCGTTGGGGCCTCGGAGGACCAGCGAGCCCGCGCTACCTCGGTTTCGCCTGGAGATACGcgttctgaggctggatttcccAACCTCTTACGACGCCAGGAAAGGCCCGCGGCTCCGGGGCCTGTTCCCGAGCGAGGAGTCCGGGCCTAGTGTACCAGATGGCCCTGCCAATAGCAGAATATCAGGAGAGGAATCTTGAGGATCTATCAAGTGTTGAAGATATCCCAAGGAAGGGGATGACGATATCCCAGAGGGGCTCCCTTCTATCACtaagaacttttatttttaataaacaacGCTTGGACAGGGGTTGGTTGATCCCTCAGTGCCCCATCCCCTCCCCAGCCCCAAAGCAGAGATGACACCAAGGCAGACAGTCACACTTAGATTCTTCCTTGTTTGAAGTCAATATTGTGTCTTTCCTACATTCCCTTTTTTCAGCTCAAACTTTGCCAAACCCCCAACCCACATTTCCCATCAAGACTGTCTCAttctctttgcctttcttctcTAACCTCATGTAGTTTACCTGCCTTATTCTATACAGAAAGTGTGTCTTGTGTCCAGTCTGAAAACCCAAagttccatttcccatttctcctgCTTTTTAAACCCTGACCACTTGACTACAAAGACCCCTCCCCTTTGTTCCCTAATCTTTGTTTCAGGTCTTTGtcccttattttcctttaaacCTCTATCTCCCAGGTCCTCCAGAATCATCCTTTGTTTTTCAGTAATCTTCTCAATcaagtttccaacattttgtcTTGTTCTTTGTCTTCCTTACACTAATAACACCTCATATATACATGAGTCCCCCCCCCAATAACTTCCTTGCCCCAAATCTCCCAATCCCCAAATTCCTACCCCCCAATACATGCATTCACACATTTTACACATACACTACCTCATTCCTTAAGACCCTCCCTTTCCCGGTCACAACTGAGATTCTGGGCAGTGATGATGGCAATGCTACCCAATACAACTCCTGCCCCCATGATGTCAGATGGTGTCACAGTCTCACAGAGTACATAATACTGCATCATCAGTGCCACTATCACCTCAGAATGTAGCACAGCACACACCAGTGCTGGGTGGGCCTTGGTGACAGCATAGCTGGCACATATAAAGGAAACCAGGGCTAAGACCCCAATAGCCCAGATACAGCTCCAACTCAGTGGGTCATGGGGTACCACAGGTGTCTGCAACAGGAAGAGCCCTGGCAAGGCCCCCATCACCCCTACTACACCAAAGAGAAATACCACAGTCAGTAGCCGGGAAGGGAAATCCAGGGATCGGTAAACCAATAGTCCCAGGGCAAGGGCCAGGCCACCCAAGACAGCCAACACATACCCAAGGGCTGTGTAGACTCTTGTTGATCCTTCTTGTAGGGTGCCCAACCCTGGGCCCACAATAATAAGCAAGCCCAGGGTGCTGCCAACCAGGCCACACCAGTCATAGCTACTGAGTTGTTGGCTTTCCAAACATAGGGCAAGAAGAGTAGAACAGACGGTGGAGGAGCCTTTTCGAACAGTGGCTGCATTGCCAGGAGGTACAACCAGGACAGCGCTGTAGGCACAACCAATGCTGAGAACGTTGAGGAGGGCATGGAGCCAGGCTCGATGTCTGTTACCTGCAGGCCCCAGCAGTGGACAGCCTCGTAGTTTGAGGAGCAGGGCGATGGGAAGATGGAAGAGGCATCGGCAAAGGAGAAGCTCAAGGGAGGGCAGATGGGAGGCTTGGTAGGCCATTCGAGAGAAGGGCCCCACAAAGCCTGCAGGAAGGCCTCCACCCAGCAGTGCCACAAGCAAACCTTTGGTGGCATCTGTAGGGCGGCATCGTTGGTGCCAGGGTAGGCTCTCCTCCCTTGCCTCTCCTGGTGGAGAGGGGGATGGTGATGGCTGAGTGAAGTCATCCAGGGTCAGAGAGGAGGGGCACATGGCAACCTGTGGGGGAGGGGAAATGGAAGTGGGGGGGACAAGAGAAAGCAGGAAGGATAGAAAAGATAGGAGGGCCCTTTGGGGTATGTGGAAATCTTTAGGGTGGAGACCTTTTGGGACATGGTGAAGCCAAGGAGGGCAACAGGTGGTCCTAATGGATGAATTCTTCGCCACCCCCTTCCCCATTTTCCAAGCTCTTCTGTGATAGTGAGGAATATCAGGTACCCTGTAACTAAAAGGATTAGGagttggtggggaggggaagaaaggagttTGAGTAAAAGAGAGTTTGGTACCCTGGGGGACTCAAGAATAGGAAGGACCTAGAGGATGGAGGATATATTGTGATGCTTTATGACTGATACATGGATCATAGATAGATCATTGATGAAGACAGAAAAGGCAATCAAAAAGTAATGTTTTGCTTTCTTAGGTAAGTGGGGTATGCAATATTGTGCTTTCTTGGTTTTAAGAGGGTCCTGGATGTCACATGTGTATCTGTGATGTCATGTGTGTTCCAGGGACATCttgtgtctctgtgtacaatctgATTCAGGGATATAAGTAATATATTAGAGTCCTGAGTAGAGGAGGAGCTTAGGactggggaaagaagggaagcagACCCTTATCAGGCCCTCAGACTCACCATGGTTCTCTGGACACCATAGTTTGCTCTCTGCCTTCTGCTGCTCTTCCTGGCTTCTCAGAGCTCCAGCCATTGGCATTATGACCTCAAGCTGGAGATCAAGTTCTCCCATGGAATCTCATTagagtgggggttgggggggcatCCCTGAGAGACAggtgtctttgtctctgtttctaaCCTTGACTCAATCTCTTTCCTAGCGattttttttggtgtgttttaTCAGATTTGTTTCTAATTGTCTGGCTATCTCTTTTTTTGTGACTGAATCTTTGAGCCTGCCTTCTAATCTAAATGTATTGTCATTCCTGACCCCTAAATGTCTAAATATGGTAGATCTCTATTTGCTTTCTCCTTGAGTCTTCATCAGTCTACAGAGtgctactttttttttatctctaagtCATTTATTGCTGTTCCCATGTTTCTTGAAGGATGAGTTTAACTTactatctttctcttccttttgagttttgttgggttttctttttcctataatAGCTTTCCTAATTCTACAAATTTCTTATAAGCATACTTTAACTTCTATATTTCTAAACTTCTAACCTCTACACTTATTTGCTTGAATAAAATACCTTTTGCTTTGTTTACTGTATTTTAAGTTTCTCAACCAGATATATGGCTACTTATCCTGATAAATGTTTGTGTGTAGACATGCACATGGATCTTTCTGTACATTTTATGCTTTAGCTGAATGGCAAGTTGTTGGGGATTTCACTATTGTCCTGGTGTTAGGAGTGTATGGTTCACGTTGAAACATAAAAATGTATTGGCCTAATCCTCCCACTCCTCCCCTAATCCTCCCACTCCTCCCCATGTGAATGTTATTTTTCATTCTGTTATCTGTCCTAAAGTCACGTGTATTTCTGCCCATTTATTTTCTCTGGAACTCGGTGTTCCTTGGTAGTAATATGTATATTTCCAGGATACAGGTGGTTTCTGTGTTTCCTTATATTGTTTGTATGACTGCAGTGCTCTCATTTTCTGCATTTTGTGTCTCTCTGGCATAGCTGTTTCTTATGTTGGTGCGTCAGGTGAAGCTTGTGTTCTGTGTTCTTCCTTTTGCCACCCCCTTCCTTATGCTGTAATGCGGGCCCCTTTCTATATGGAACTGTATTCAAGTGCTTTTGTTGTGCATCCACACAAGGTGCTGCCCCACTATATATACCCCTTGTTGACTGGCCTAGCTCGGTGGAGAGCAGTTACAGTGGGTATTGCTGTGTAATGTTGTTAGGGGCACAGCTGTCTGTCACTTACGAGTAACATGTTACATTTTCCTCCCAGTTGTAGCACTGTGTCCCTGTGCTAGTTGTTGCTGACCCAGCGCGCAGGGGTGAGTGTGTGGGTTGTGTATGCAGAGCGGTCCCCTTCTCTCTCAAGGCCAGGCAGCAGCAAGGCGGAGGGGGACGGTGTGTCTGGGGAGGGGGTGTttccggggggaggggggaccggggaggagggagggggaccGATGATGTCAGCGGCGGCAGTGGCGGCAGCGGCGGCAGGGCCGGGGCCGGGCCGGGcactggggggggtggggggggtgggggggttgggcCGGAACCGAAGTCAGAGCAGGAGCCGAAGCAGGAGCGAGAAGTGGCCTTAGCCGGAGTGGCCGGGAGCGGCCAAGGCGATGAACTGGGCCTGGCGAACAAGGCGCCATCACAGTCAGGTGGGCCGGAGCCAGGGACGCCTGGGCTCCTTTCCCGCGTCCTGCCTCATCTCACCCCGACCGGCCCGGGCCTTGCTCCCCGGACGCGGACGCGCACAGCCGGCCCTCTCCTACCCCCCAGGCCGCGGGGCGCTGGAGGATTATGGGCCCCAGATTAGGGGGGTTCGGGCGGGGAAGACCCCGGGACCCCCTCCAGACTCCGCCCAGGGCGGCACAGAACTCTTGGTCCGAGCCCGCTGGGAGCACCCTCCTCTCTTCCGGGGCACCTCCAACACGGACCCCGAGTAGTGGCATCTGGTGGGCAACCTCCCCACTTGGAATGAGCGACTGGGATGCTTTTATGTTGTGTGTGTGGGGGCTACTGACCCTTCCCCTCATTAAGGGGGGATTTGGCAAAGAAAGGGTTAATTATGCAACCtagtctctctcctcctcctttagGCCCCCTCCTCCAAAGGGgatagggtgggggtggggcggggCCGGGTCTGGACTCTCCTCTCTGCTGGGAGGGTGATGGCGTAGTAGctaagagggaggaaggggatgcAGAGTTATGAGCCTGCGAATGGAGTTGTGATGTAGGGGGATGGAAAATTAGCTAGAGTAAGAGTTGGAGGGTCCGTGCGGCTATTTAGAACCTTGG
It includes:
- the SLC35G6 gene encoding solute carrier family 35 member G6 isoform X1, with translation MVAMCPSSLTLDDFTQPSPSPSPPGEAREESLPWHQRCRPTDATKGLLVALLGGGLPAGFVGPFSRMAYQASHLPSLELLLCRCLFHLPIALLLKLRGCPLLGPAGNRHRAWLHALLNVLSIGCAYSAVLVVPPGNAATVRKGSSTVCSTLLALCLESQQLSSYDWCGLVGSTLGLLIIVGPGLGTLQEGSTRVYTALGYVLAVLGGLALALGLLVYRSLDFPSRLLTVVFLFGVVGVMGALPGLFLLQTPVVPHDPLSWSCIWAIGVLALVSFICASYAVTKAHPALVCAVLHSEVIVALMMQYYVLCETVTPSDIMGAGVVLGSIAIITAQNLSCDREREGLKE
- the SLC35G6 gene encoding solute carrier family 35 member G6 isoform X2 encodes the protein MCPSSLTLDDFTQPSPSPSPPGEAREESLPWHQRCRPTDATKGLLVALLGGGLPAGFVGPFSRMAYQASHLPSLELLLCRCLFHLPIALLLKLRGCPLLGPAGNRHRAWLHALLNVLSIGCAYSAVLVVPPGNAATVRKGSSTVCSTLLALCLESQQLSSYDWCGLVGSTLGLLIIVGPGLGTLQEGSTRVYTALGYVLAVLGGLALALGLLVYRSLDFPSRLLTVVFLFGVVGVMGALPGLFLLQTPVVPHDPLSWSCIWAIGVLALVSFICASYAVTKAHPALVCAVLHSEVIVALMMQYYVLCETVTPSDIMGAGVVLGSIAIITAQNLSCDREREGLKE